One Mucilaginibacter ginkgonis genomic region harbors:
- a CDS encoding sialidase family protein, whose protein sequence is MRFFTLINRLTVLLVCVFFFQKAQSQDAQLPQLNYLYKPGDNGYACFRIPALLSTANGTLLAFAEARKNNCGDSGDIDLVVRRSTDGGKTWGDMQIVWNDSTNTCGNPVPIEDKATGKIWLISTWNLGTDHEKEIVAGTSQNTRRAFVLSSGDVGKTWSAAREITPDVKMPDWTWYATGPCHGVQISTGKYKGRLVVPVNHIEKATNQNFAHIIYSDDHGATWHLGQNTPFDKANETTVAEIKKGNLMLNMRNSGRVDHARKVTTSKDGGNTWAPLQVDSTLTEPICQGSLLNYTMTNKKTVLLFSNPASQTKRADLTLRLSKDYGKTWAASRVIYPGPAAYSDIAVNNNQVGCLYEAGATKPYEGVAWMTVDLNDLLK, encoded by the coding sequence ATGAGATTTTTTACCCTGATAAACAGGCTGACTGTTCTATTGGTATGCGTTTTCTTTTTTCAAAAAGCCCAATCGCAGGACGCGCAGCTTCCACAGCTTAATTATTTATACAAGCCGGGCGATAACGGTTATGCATGTTTCCGTATACCGGCATTGCTATCCACAGCTAACGGTACTTTATTGGCATTTGCAGAAGCGCGTAAGAATAACTGCGGCGACTCGGGCGATATTGATCTGGTTGTTCGCCGTTCTACAGATGGTGGCAAAACCTGGGGCGACATGCAAATAGTTTGGAACGACTCTACCAATACTTGCGGCAACCCTGTCCCAATAGAGGACAAAGCAACAGGAAAGATCTGGCTGATATCTACCTGGAACCTGGGCACAGATCACGAAAAGGAAATAGTTGCCGGCACCAGTCAAAATACACGCAGGGCATTTGTTCTATCATCAGGTGACGTTGGTAAAACATGGTCGGCAGCGAGGGAGATCACTCCAGATGTTAAAATGCCCGACTGGACATGGTACGCAACCGGCCCTTGCCACGGCGTGCAAATATCAACCGGCAAATATAAAGGCAGGCTGGTTGTGCCGGTAAACCATATCGAGAAGGCAACAAATCAGAACTTTGCGCACATCATTTATTCTGATGATCATGGCGCTACATGGCATTTGGGCCAAAACACACCTTTCGACAAAGCCAACGAAACAACAGTGGCAGAGATAAAAAAGGGCAACCTGATGCTTAACATGCGCAACAGCGGCCGTGTAGACCATGCACGCAAAGTAACTACCAGCAAAGATGGCGGCAATACATGGGCGCCCCTGCAGGTAGACTCAACCTTAACTGAACCAATTTGCCAGGGAAGTTTGCTTAATTACACAATGACCAATAAAAAGACCGTTTTACTTTTCAGCAATCCGGCAAGCCAGACAAAACGTGCCGATTTGACATTGCGCCTGAGTAAAGACTACGGTAAAACTTGGGCTGCAAGTAGGGTGATCTATCCCGGCCCGGCCGCGTACTCAGATATCGCTGTAAACAACAACCAGGTAGGCTGCCTTTACGAAGCGGGTGCCACCAAGCCGTACGAAGGTGTCGCCTGGATGACCGTCGACCTAAATGACCTTTTAAAATAG
- a CDS encoding mandelate racemase/muconate lactonizing enzyme family protein: MKITEITTRIVRRSSDLWYAPNKVPAGYTPYFDFPLTTIHTDEGIEGYTMDYCPLGQGRASVIAVHDIFYHLLVGKDPILHEAIWQDFKRMQRHLYNFREAIWGNLDVALWDIKGKFCNLPIADLLGRVRNKVPAYSSCPPQTIETVEAVEKQVKLKMGQGFKGIKLQLLGGSKLDIPRLQKAREIAGDDYPLMLDSSATLSFEVALKIGYVLDDLKYEWFEEPFPDAQILQLKKLAQAIRTPILAAETVGLFELPHYMIDGAIDIIRGDVHHKSGITGAMKAIAMCEMMGFEFEIHTAAAPLLDVANLHVACATTLTRFVESHHPMFRFGIKNDPLEIKEDGCQHCPTGAGLGVEIDWDWIDNHTVEALTGYGCK; this comes from the coding sequence ATGAAAATCACCGAGATCACTACCCGTATAGTACGCCGCTCGTCTGACTTGTGGTATGCACCGAATAAAGTTCCGGCAGGATACACGCCTTATTTTGATTTCCCACTCACCACAATTCATACCGACGAAGGCATAGAAGGTTATACGATGGATTACTGCCCGCTGGGGCAGGGCAGGGCATCTGTCATCGCCGTTCATGATATATTTTACCACTTACTTGTCGGCAAAGACCCTATTTTGCATGAAGCCATCTGGCAGGATTTTAAGCGCATGCAGCGGCATTTGTACAATTTCAGGGAGGCTATTTGGGGTAACCTGGACGTAGCGCTTTGGGACATAAAAGGAAAATTCTGCAACCTGCCCATAGCAGATCTTTTAGGCCGGGTACGCAACAAGGTCCCTGCTTATTCAAGCTGCCCGCCTCAGACCATAGAGACCGTTGAGGCTGTTGAGAAACAAGTAAAGCTAAAAATGGGGCAAGGTTTCAAAGGCATAAAATTGCAATTGCTTGGTGGATCTAAACTGGATATACCGCGCCTGCAAAAGGCCCGGGAAATAGCGGGGGATGATTATCCGTTGATGCTTGATTCATCGGCCACACTAAGTTTCGAAGTTGCACTTAAAATAGGCTATGTACTTGACGATTTGAAATACGAGTGGTTTGAAGAACCATTCCCAGACGCGCAAATATTGCAGCTAAAAAAACTTGCGCAAGCCATACGCACGCCGATACTTGCCGCGGAAACTGTTGGCTTGTTTGAATTGCCGCATTATATGATAGACGGAGCGATTGACATTATACGCGGCGATGTACACCACAAAAGCGGAATCACCGGCGCGATGAAAGCTATAGCCATGTGCGAAATGATGGGTTTTGAATTTGAGATACATACCGCCGCTGCGCCGTTGCTTGACGTGGCAAACCTGCATGTGGCTTGCGCTACCACGCTTACCAGATTTGTTGAATCGCATCATCCAATGTTTCGTTTCGGTATTAAGAATGATCCGCTCGAAATAAAAGAAGATGGTTGCCAGCACTGCCCAACCGGTGCGGGCTTAGGCGTGGAGATAGATTGGGACTGGATAGATAACCATACCGTGGAGGCACTAACCGGTTACGGCTGTAAATAA
- a CDS encoding FadR/GntR family transcriptional regulator: MSKQIQLNKDLGRVSSDTMADVVESRLRDYFKKKSFKPGDALPKELELAEALGVSRNVVREALSRLRMLGMIESRKKRGMILASPDILGAFERVLDPLIITEETLQDLFELRLVLEMGLADVLFINITPEHLKQLDLIVEAEVTDSQTFRIKNEIAFHGKLYEIAGNDTLKRFQNMLLPIFGYVLKLEKELISGTVSHKDLVDLLKGGDKEKFRMGMHAHLKPHFDKLEQLKK, encoded by the coding sequence ATGTCCAAACAAATACAGTTAAACAAAGACCTTGGCCGGGTGTCGTCAGATACCATGGCCGATGTGGTCGAATCGCGCCTGAGGGATTACTTCAAAAAGAAATCTTTTAAGCCAGGCGATGCTTTGCCAAAAGAGCTTGAACTGGCAGAGGCGCTGGGTGTAAGCCGCAATGTAGTGCGCGAGGCGTTGAGCAGGCTGCGGATGCTTGGCATGATAGAGTCGCGAAAAAAACGTGGGATGATACTGGCCAGCCCGGATATACTTGGGGCGTTCGAAAGAGTGTTAGATCCGCTTATCATTACCGAAGAAACCCTGCAAGACCTTTTTGAACTGCGTTTGGTTTTAGAAATGGGTTTGGCCGATGTATTATTCATCAACATTACTCCTGAGCACCTTAAACAACTCGATCTGATAGTAGAGGCAGAAGTTACTGACAGCCAGACTTTCAGGATCAAAAATGAAATTGCCTTTCATGGCAAGCTTTATGAGATCGCCGGTAACGATACGTTAAAGCGTTTTCAAAATATGCTGCTGCCTATTTTTGGTTATGTATTAAAGCTGGAAAAAGAGCTCATATCGGGCACGGTATCACATAAAGATCTGGTAGACCTGCTCAAAGGCGGCGACAAAGAAAAATTTAGAATGGGGATGCACGCGCATTTAAAGCCGCATTTTGATAAACTTGAACAGCTGAAAAAATAA
- a CDS encoding D-2-hydroxyacid dehydrogenase — MAKRETAMIIYIDTPFKEEQKTLLRSTLKADELIFKDELPSDDERLSSLLKADILLGNPKPVDWLQQAQNLKWLQLYSTGFEYYSGVKIPAVVTNMKAYYAQPCAETIVAGIMALYRGIDKYDTLKSQGRWVGYQAREKLQLLFQKKVIILGAGGIAKHLGNILSGFDCGVTFFARSAGEATLHTIEDLEKAIPDADIIIGTLPGTKETAGLFTTAMINKMNADALFCNIGRGNLVEDEAVLIDALITGKIGGAVLDVTAREPIPEGHPLWDCPNTILTQHSGGGSTTEYDGIAAFFLENLERFKQGNRLKNVVDLAKGY; from the coding sequence ATGGCTAAAAGAGAAACAGCAATGATCATCTACATAGACACCCCATTTAAAGAAGAGCAGAAAACGTTGCTTCGCAGCACTTTGAAAGCAGATGAACTGATCTTTAAAGATGAATTACCGTCTGACGATGAGCGTCTATCGTCATTGTTAAAGGCTGACATTTTATTAGGTAACCCAAAACCTGTTGACTGGCTGCAGCAAGCGCAAAATTTAAAATGGTTGCAATTATATTCTACAGGTTTTGAATATTACAGTGGTGTAAAAATTCCGGCTGTAGTAACGAATATGAAGGCTTACTATGCACAGCCTTGCGCCGAGACCATAGTTGCCGGCATTATGGCGCTTTACCGTGGCATAGATAAGTACGACACCTTAAAATCTCAAGGACGATGGGTTGGCTATCAGGCGCGTGAGAAGTTACAGCTGCTTTTCCAGAAAAAAGTGATCATACTTGGTGCAGGGGGTATCGCAAAGCATCTTGGAAATATCTTAAGCGGCTTCGATTGCGGGGTGACTTTTTTTGCACGCTCTGCCGGGGAGGCGACATTACACACTATCGAAGACTTGGAAAAAGCTATTCCTGATGCCGACATCATCATCGGAACCTTGCCCGGTACAAAAGAAACAGCAGGTTTATTTACTACTGCAATGATAAATAAAATGAATGCAGATGCGCTTTTTTGCAACATAGGCCGGGGCAACCTTGTTGAAGATGAGGCGGTGCTGATCGATGCATTGATAACCGGCAAAATTGGCGGCGCTGTGTTAGATGTGACCGCACGAGAGCCGATACCAGAAGGGCATCCGCTATGGGATTGCCCCAACACAATTCTTACTCAACATTCGGGAGGGGGGAGCACAACTGAATACGACGGAATTGCCGCTTTTTTCCTGGAGAACCTGGAACGCTTCAAACAGGGGAATAGGCTTAAAAATGTAGTTGATTTAGCTAAAGGTTATTAG
- a CDS encoding alpha/beta hydrolase: MKKFMAVAALVAITVAASAQTVIPLYKKVPNSKKSDVQEKSDSTSARGKVSNVVNPTITAYLPEKDKANGTAVVICPGGGYSYLVVNGEGKDIAQQFVKNGIAAFVLKYRLPSDAIMENREIGPLQDAQQAIKIVRERAAEWNIDTAKVGIAGFSAGGHLASTLSTHYKKAVIENNNNTNLRPSFSILVYPVITFQDSILHKGSKKALIGENASVEKVREYSNEMQVTPNTPMAFLVHCTDDKVVPVVNSVNYYLALHKNNVRAELHVYETGGHGFGLNNKTTTDQWFDRCLNWMRVNKLL; encoded by the coding sequence ATGAAAAAATTTATGGCCGTTGCAGCACTGGTGGCTATAACCGTTGCTGCGTCTGCACAGACGGTGATTCCCCTTTATAAGAAAGTACCCAACTCAAAAAAATCTGATGTGCAGGAGAAGAGCGACAGCACCTCTGCCCGCGGCAAAGTGAGTAATGTAGTGAACCCTACCATTACAGCCTATCTGCCCGAAAAAGATAAAGCCAACGGCACTGCAGTGGTCATCTGCCCGGGAGGCGGATACTCTTATTTGGTAGTGAATGGAGAAGGTAAAGACATTGCCCAGCAGTTTGTAAAAAACGGCATAGCCGCGTTTGTGCTTAAATACCGTTTGCCAAGCGACGCCATTATGGAAAATCGAGAGATCGGCCCGTTGCAGGATGCCCAGCAAGCCATTAAAATTGTTCGCGAGCGTGCCGCCGAATGGAATATTGATACCGCAAAAGTTGGCATCGCCGGCTTTTCGGCTGGTGGGCACCTTGCATCGACTCTTTCTACACACTATAAAAAGGCTGTTATCGAGAATAATAACAATACCAACCTAAGGCCCAGCTTCTCAATTTTGGTTTACCCTGTAATAACTTTTCAGGACAGCATCTTACATAAGGGATCTAAAAAGGCTTTGATAGGCGAAAACGCTTCGGTGGAAAAAGTAAGAGAGTATTCAAATGAAATGCAGGTTACGCCAAACACCCCGATGGCATTTCTGGTGCATTGCACAGATGATAAAGTTGTGCCTGTTGTGAACAGCGTGAATTATTACCTGGCCCTGCACAAAAACAACGTCAGAGCCGAACTGCATGTATACGAAACCGGAGGACATGGGTTTGGCTTGAATAACAAAACCACCACCGACCAATGGTTTGACCGCTGCCTGAACTGGATGCGTGTCAACAAGTTATTGTAA
- a CDS encoding sialidase family protein, whose product MRNTGCLKALCGVTAIICIVAGLSFTVHAKTGIKGDKPQRSSRIKDKADVAFSDTALLFEPVRDGYTMYHVPSMTITAKGTILAFAEGRFGQGKDWDDIDLVMRRSTDGGKTWQPRVVIIPHSTGKPTSNITPIADKDGTVHLLFQINYQNAFYLQSKDEGKTWTKPVDITYVYNEFKSQYPWQVLAPGPGHAIQLANGRLLVPTWLCVPNKKIPGGDHRPSCVATIYSDDHGKTWHRGDIIVNNGDLSADGKDTIVNPNESVVVQLSDGRVMMNTRNENMVNRRLIFYSNDGATGWSKPVFDQDLYDPVCMASMVKISSDKSAVKPIIFVNADSRNDARSTKKGRPVFKPRENITARASFDNGKTWPVFKPLFTGGSGYSDLATDKSGLIYCIYEKRDGDPNVWRYRIVMQRFNLAWLKEKQQ is encoded by the coding sequence ATGAGAAATACCGGCTGTTTAAAAGCACTTTGCGGCGTCACGGCGATCATTTGCATTGTTGCGGGCTTAAGTTTTACAGTGCATGCTAAAACTGGAATAAAGGGTGATAAACCTCAAAGATCGTCAAGGATAAAAGATAAAGCTGACGTCGCATTTTCTGACACTGCGTTGCTTTTCGAACCCGTGCGCGATGGTTACACCATGTATCACGTGCCATCGATGACTATTACCGCAAAAGGAACCATTCTTGCATTTGCCGAAGGCCGTTTTGGGCAGGGTAAGGACTGGGATGACATTGACCTGGTGATGCGACGCAGCACAGACGGCGGCAAAACCTGGCAACCGCGTGTGGTGATCATCCCTCACAGCACCGGAAAGCCAACCAGTAATATCACGCCAATAGCAGACAAAGATGGTACAGTGCACCTGCTATTCCAGATCAATTATCAAAATGCATTCTATTTGCAGTCCAAGGATGAGGGTAAGACCTGGACCAAACCTGTGGACATAACTTATGTATATAACGAGTTTAAATCGCAGTATCCATGGCAGGTGCTGGCACCCGGACCAGGCCACGCAATCCAATTGGCAAACGGTAGGCTGTTGGTGCCTACATGGCTATGTGTTCCTAATAAAAAGATTCCGGGTGGTGACCACCGCCCAAGTTGCGTGGCGACTATTTATAGTGATGACCATGGCAAGACCTGGCATCGCGGAGATATCATCGTCAATAACGGCGACCTCTCTGCCGACGGAAAAGATACCATTGTCAACCCTAATGAGTCTGTTGTGGTGCAGCTGTCAGACGGTCGGGTGATGATGAATACCCGAAATGAAAATATGGTTAACCGAAGGCTGATATTCTATAGTAATGATGGCGCGACAGGATGGTCTAAGCCGGTTTTTGATCAGGACTTGTATGATCCCGTTTGCATGGCCAGTATGGTGAAAATAAGTAGTGATAAATCTGCTGTTAAACCAATAATATTCGTTAACGCCGACAGCCGCAATGATGCACGTTCAACCAAAAAAGGGCGCCCTGTTTTCAAACCCCGGGAAAATATTACGGCAAGGGCAAGTTTTGATAACGGTAAAACATGGCCTGTATTTAAACCGCTTTTTACAGGCGGTTCGGGTTATTCTGATTTGGCGACGGACAAAAGCGGCTTGATCTATTGTATTTATGAAAAACGCGACGGTGACCCGAATGTATGGAGATACAGAATAGTGATGCAACGTTTTAATTTAGCATGGCTAAAAGAGAAACAGCAATGA